From Echinicola soli, a single genomic window includes:
- a CDS encoding two-component regulator propeller domain-containing protein produces MRSFIKITPLFLVFCAGLILQGYAQNQDYYFEHITMEDGLSGSTVFSILQDQQGFMWFGTKNGLNRYDGHNFKVFSAEASSGSGLGDNFIYGLFEDSQGNIWVGTAHGMYTYDSSTERFQHFDKISNQGNQIDGTVGEITEDLDGNIYFAVNSRGLFRYNLERDSLYQYQEISKTNISLHDNNTTNVLVDEKGDVWVANSRFGVHKFLPESGKFQQYLSHPEVIKAAVLQMEDHGSNILLGTKDLGIWVMEKNSGKVTPLLTKAPNGKNLFIRDLCKISNNELWIATESGLFIYDLEKNKFKHFKENLNDPYSISDNAVYCIDRDIEGGMWIGTYFGGVNFLPNHPTKFKKHYPIPNSNTISGQRVREFEEDENGAIWIGTEDAGLNHYNPKTDTYTHYLPDNTTNSLSYHNVHGLARKADELWVGTVTFAVGLNRIDLNTNKVENFRIKSDLNTPDDNEIHSLLVDSNKQVWLGTVVGLLKLNEKDHTVNFVDEIGNRFIYDMIEDHEGNLWIGTYSNGLIRYNPGTGNIKTFRPDPNNPNSLPHYSVINIFEDSQNRIWIATEGGGFCIYNEKSDDFTVFNTDNGFPSNSIYKILEDISGHLWITCSRGLLEFNPQTTEYRLFTKDNGLMPYPFNYKSGYQAKDGTLYFGCLNGFISFDPREFEPYEYDPPVVITGIQIFNTPVPIGGEDPILNSSITKTSAITLQHNQSSLSFDFAALSYTASDALPYAYKMEGFDKNWTYLPQNQRINYSYLPPGDYTLKVKTADIFGEWSNREATLQITILPPFWKTNWAYMLYVVLIGIMLYLILKFYKDRIHRRQAAAFKRLEDEKQREVYQSKIEFFTNITHEIRTPLTLIKGPLESILKKENSISPAVKESLWIMNKNTNRLIELSNELLDFRKTEKKGFTLNFTRSEIGKLLEDIYIRFKGSAEQQYINFHFIKREEPFFADIDREAFTKIISNLLSNAIKNAESTAQLETVISPVDAHFKVIVSNDGNLISPENREKIFEPFFQVDGEPHKHNSSGTGLGLPLARSLAEMHDGTLLVDPGNPKNRNNFVLELPVKQKNTIKITETPTGDHDLYEEKKAQKQPKSSSSKGAILIVEDNKELQKFIYDQLKEEYHIYRAENGQEGIQQLKEKPIDLVITDVMMPVMDGFTFCDTVKSDINYSHIPVIMLTAKNTLQSKIEGMEMGADVYLEKPFSIDHLNLQIKNLLHYRDQVRQAFANQPMVNVETIAHTRADEEFLSQANEAILKNLSNERFGVNELADILCMSQSSLLRKIKGVSKMTPNGYIRLVRLKKAAEMLQNGQYTVTEISEKVGFNSPSYFSKCFQKQFGELPKDFSKSAETL; encoded by the coding sequence ATGCGATCATTTATCAAAATCACTCCACTATTTCTAGTATTCTGTGCAGGACTCATCCTGCAAGGCTATGCCCAAAACCAAGATTATTATTTTGAGCATATCACCATGGAGGATGGCCTATCGGGAAGTACGGTATTTTCCATCCTTCAAGACCAACAGGGATTTATGTGGTTTGGCACCAAAAATGGGCTCAATCGTTACGACGGACATAATTTTAAGGTATTTAGCGCTGAAGCAAGTAGTGGATCAGGGCTAGGTGATAATTTCATTTATGGGCTGTTTGAAGACAGCCAGGGGAACATTTGGGTGGGGACTGCTCACGGAATGTACACCTATGATTCATCTACTGAGCGATTTCAGCATTTTGACAAAATTTCCAATCAGGGCAACCAGATTGACGGGACAGTGGGTGAAATAACCGAAGACCTTGACGGCAATATCTATTTTGCCGTCAACAGCAGAGGACTTTTTCGATATAATCTGGAAAGGGATTCTCTGTACCAGTACCAAGAAATCAGCAAAACCAATATTAGCCTTCACGACAATAACACTACCAATGTTTTGGTGGATGAAAAAGGTGACGTGTGGGTAGCCAATTCAAGGTTTGGTGTCCACAAATTTCTTCCTGAATCGGGTAAATTCCAGCAATACCTAAGCCATCCTGAAGTGATAAAAGCCGCTGTGCTACAAATGGAAGATCACGGCAGCAATATACTACTGGGCACCAAGGATCTTGGAATTTGGGTCATGGAAAAAAACAGTGGCAAAGTCACTCCTCTTCTTACCAAAGCTCCGAATGGAAAGAACCTTTTCATAAGGGATCTCTGTAAAATTTCCAATAATGAACTGTGGATCGCCACTGAATCAGGGCTTTTCATCTATGACCTCGAAAAAAATAAATTCAAACATTTTAAGGAAAACCTAAACGACCCCTATTCCATTTCGGACAATGCCGTGTACTGTATCGATCGGGATATTGAAGGAGGAATGTGGATAGGTACTTATTTTGGAGGAGTGAATTTCCTTCCCAATCATCCCACCAAGTTTAAAAAGCACTATCCCATCCCCAACTCCAACACCATCAGCGGACAACGTGTCAGGGAATTTGAAGAAGATGAAAACGGTGCTATTTGGATAGGCACAGAAGATGCGGGGCTGAACCACTACAATCCCAAAACAGATACCTATACCCACTATCTCCCTGACAATACAACCAATAGTCTTTCTTACCATAACGTCCATGGACTGGCGAGAAAAGCTGATGAGCTTTGGGTGGGTACTGTAACGTTTGCTGTCGGCCTAAACCGCATAGACCTCAATACCAACAAGGTAGAGAACTTCAGGATCAAAAGTGACCTGAATACACCTGATGATAATGAAATACACAGCCTTCTTGTGGACAGCAACAAACAAGTATGGTTAGGAACCGTCGTGGGACTTTTAAAGCTCAATGAAAAAGACCATACCGTGAATTTCGTCGATGAAATCGGGAACCGCTTTATTTATGACATGATCGAAGATCATGAAGGTAATTTATGGATAGGCACCTATTCCAATGGGCTGATCCGCTATAACCCCGGGACTGGAAATATAAAGACATTCCGACCGGATCCCAATAATCCCAATTCCTTGCCCCATTATTCTGTAATCAATATTTTTGAGGATAGCCAAAACAGGATATGGATCGCTACGGAAGGAGGCGGATTTTGTATTTACAATGAAAAAAGTGACGACTTTACTGTCTTTAACACCGATAATGGCTTTCCTTCCAACAGTATATACAAAATATTGGAAGATATCTCGGGTCATCTATGGATCACTTGTAGCCGTGGGCTGTTGGAATTTAACCCCCAAACCACCGAATATCGTTTATTTACCAAGGATAACGGTCTGATGCCATACCCATTCAACTATAAAAGTGGTTATCAGGCAAAGGATGGCACTTTATATTTTGGATGTCTCAATGGCTTTATTTCCTTTGACCCAAGGGAATTCGAACCGTATGAATACGATCCACCAGTAGTCATTACTGGTATTCAAATCTTCAATACCCCTGTGCCCATCGGGGGGGAAGACCCTATTCTTAATTCCTCTATCACCAAAACTTCAGCAATCACACTTCAGCATAACCAGTCTTCTTTGAGCTTCGATTTTGCAGCGCTAAGCTATACGGCATCGGACGCGCTACCCTATGCCTATAAAATGGAGGGCTTCGACAAAAACTGGACATACCTACCCCAAAACCAACGCATCAACTATTCCTATTTGCCACCTGGTGACTATACCCTTAAAGTCAAAACAGCTGATATTTTTGGGGAATGGAGCAATCGCGAAGCTACACTTCAGATCACCATACTTCCACCTTTCTGGAAAACCAACTGGGCATATATGCTGTACGTGGTACTCATTGGTATAATGTTATACCTTATTCTAAAATTCTACAAAGATCGTATCCATCGTCGACAAGCCGCCGCATTCAAGCGCCTGGAAGATGAAAAACAACGAGAGGTCTATCAATCCAAAATTGAATTCTTTACCAATATCACTCATGAAATCAGAACTCCGCTGACCCTGATCAAAGGCCCTTTGGAAAGTATTCTCAAAAAGGAAAACTCTATCAGCCCCGCTGTCAAAGAAAGCCTTTGGATCATGAACAAAAACACCAACAGGCTGATCGAACTGAGCAATGAACTATTGGATTTCAGGAAAACGGAGAAAAAAGGGTTTACCCTGAATTTCACCAGAAGTGAAATAGGGAAATTGTTGGAAGATATTTATATACGCTTTAAAGGCAGCGCAGAGCAGCAGTACATCAACTTCCACTTTATAAAGAGAGAAGAACCTTTCTTTGCGGACATTGACCGGGAAGCTTTCACCAAAATAATCAGTAACCTCCTCTCCAATGCCATCAAAAATGCGGAAAGCACGGCACAACTGGAAACGGTCATTTCTCCTGTTGATGCCCATTTCAAAGTGATTGTAAGCAATGATGGAAACCTCATAAGTCCGGAGAACCGAGAAAAAATCTTTGAGCCGTTTTTCCAGGTTGATGGTGAGCCCCATAAACACAACTCCTCCGGCACTGGTCTTGGGCTTCCCCTTGCAAGGTCCCTAGCCGAGATGCATGATGGCACTCTTCTGGTAGACCCTGGCAACCCAAAAAACAGAAATAACTTTGTACTGGAACTGCCAGTAAAACAAAAAAACACCATAAAAATAACAGAAACTCCTACTGGAGACCATGATCTGTACGAAGAGAAAAAAGCACAAAAACAACCCAAATCCTCCTCATCAAAAGGAGCTATTCTTATCGTGGAAGACAATAAGGAGTTGCAGAAGTTCATCTATGACCAGTTGAAAGAGGAATACCATATTTACCGCGCAGAAAACGGACAAGAAGGTATCCAGCAGTTAAAAGAAAAACCGATCGACCTGGTCATTACCGATGTGATGATGCCCGTCATGGATGGATTTACCTTCTGTGACACCGTCAAGTCCGATATCAACTACAGCCACATCCCCGTCATCATGCTGACGGCAAAAAACACTTTACAATCAAAAATCGAAGGCATGGAAATGGGTGCAGATGTGTACCTCGAAAAGCCCTTCAGCATTGATCATTTGAATTTACAGATCAAAAACCTCCTCCATTATCGGGACCAGGTACGACAAGCCTTTGCCAACCAACCCATGGTCAATGTGGAGACCATCGCCCATACCCGTGCAGATGAAGAATTCCTGTCCCAAGCCAACGAAGCCATACTCAAAAACCTTAGCAATGAACGTTTTGGTGTCAATGAACTGGCCGACATCCTCTGCATGAGCCAATCCAGCCTACTACGCAAAATCAAAGGGGTTTCGAAAATGACCCCAAACGGCTACATCCGACTGGTAAGACTGAAAAAAGCCGCCGAAATGCTCCAGAATGGACAATATACCGTGACAGAGATCAGTGAAAAAGTGGGCTTCAATTCACCTTCATACTTCTCCAAATGCTTCCAAAAGCAATTTGGAGAGCTGCCCAAGGATTTTAGCAAAAGCGCTGAAACGCTCTAG